From the Toxoplasma gondii ME49 chromosome VIIa, whole genome shotgun sequence genome, one window contains:
- a CDS encoding OB-fold nucleic acid binding domain-containing protein (encoded by transcript TGME49_203170), translated as MHSPDRGSTHSSTGYFSHTGRLGVLSPPQKRIQAARSRLREACLAFFSACHSVTGTFSLPRVHSSRRLVFVLRFSDSLFQIRRLKTTSLRSKSSCCRLSPPPSPGRVPCGFASALSAAFVFAFLFLSSSLSLSRSSFSQTQPGLCLPPLFCVRATSPSTACIKLRPPRHLTSVAFSFAFSICKRSEPQARYPSRPCGHPPDAGDTRERRRPISSETKKTDEMTAAQVASQGGVKYCCLKTLNPYVVRWRLKVRVVERTDLMSTKNARQFFTADLKDASGEVIRAVFWGDAAEHWSPVLKQGKVYQMSKGRVQVANKRFNTVGHQYELVFYRDSEITEVADEGDISTARKLKALMSLRDIAESKRELPFFADVLVVVVESQPVTSVVSKKTGEEFKRRNVKVVDRSQYEMEISLWGNQVDALEGVSLPRVVAFTGLQVREWQGGRQASTGKGGEILTSLQSFAGADKDSQTLLQWYKENSGSVRFASMSRSGTGEMGGAGALEKRRVEEKCVDEIKQMTDGAFSFIGQIRRVYWRARRRDAGEDRDRQMGTSGADAQQAVIMYPACSSCRKKLVENGEGDYTCYACDKPHAQADWRYMLMVNFVDHTSNITIRCFADQAEELLGVPANELQTWSLKEKEKLLDCLLPLDVYFRVVIRARVEMYNGEERVQRTAIKIEKLSPAETARRLVALTKELLSQASPSVKDEVSRKRPDSLMSGEEADRDENTAPNVFL; from the exons ATGCACTCCCCCGATCGAGGTTCCACGCACAGTTCTACAGGCTACTTTTCTCACACCGGAAGACTAGGTGTGCTTTCACCACCCCAGAAAAGAATCCAAGCAGCCCGCTCCAGATTGAGAGAAGCgtgtctcgctttcttttctgcgtgcCATTCTGTTACTGGtacgttttctctccctcgagtTCACTCCAGCAGGAGACTTGTTTTCGTTCTCCGGTTCTCCGATTCGCTTTTTCAGATTCGCAGGTTGAAGACAACCTCTCTTCGGTCGAAAAGCAGTTGCtgtcggctgtctcctccccccTCTCCCGGCCGTGTGCCTTGCGGGTTCGCCTCTGCCCTCTCGGCGGCGTTCGTCTTTGCATTTCTCTTTttatcttcttctctttctctcagtcgctcttctttttctcagaCACAGCCaggcctctgtctccctccactcttctgcgttcgcgCCACTTCGCCGTCGACTGCCTGCATCAAGCTCCGCCCCCCTCGgc ATTTGAcgtctgtcgctttttcttttgctttctccATCTGCAAGAGATCAGAGCCTCAAGCACGGTATCCATCCAGACCCTGTGGACATCCACCGGACGCgggagacacccgagagaggagaagaccgatttcttcagaaacgaaaaagacagacGAAATGACGGCCGCACAAGTCGCCTCACAGGG CGGAGTCAAGTACTGCTGCCTGAAGACTCTGAACCCCTACGTCGTGCGCTGGCGTCTGAAAGTTCGCGTGGTGGAGCGGACGGATCTGATGTCGACGAAGAATGCGCGCCAGTTCTTTACAGCAGACTTGAAAGACGCGTCG GGCGAGGTAATTCGCGCGGTCTTCTGGGGTGACGCTGCCGAGCACTGGAGTCCAGTTCTCAAACAAGGCAAG GTGTATCAGATGAGCAAGGGCAGAGTGCAAGTGGCGAACAAGCGATTCAACACGGTCGGGCACCAGTACGAATTAGTATTTTACCGCGATTCGGAAATCACAGAAGTTGCTGACGAAGGCGACATCTCCACTGCGCGAAA GTTGAAGGCGCTAATGAGTCTGAGAGACATCGCAGAATCGAAGCGCGAGttgcctttcttcgcagATGTCCTCGTTGTCGTGGTCGAGTCTCAG CCGGTCACTTCCGTCGTGTCGAAGAAAACCGGCGAAGAATTCAAACGCAGAAATGTGAAAGTTGTGGATCGCTCGCAGTACGAAATGGAAATCTCGCTCTGGGGGAATCAG GTGGATGCGCTGgaaggcgtctctctgcctcgagtTGTCGCGTTCACTGGTCTTCAAGTTCGAGAGTGGCAAGGCGGCCGCCAGGCCTCTACGGGAAAGGGCGGCGAGATTCTGACGTCTCTCCAGTCGTTCGCAGGAGCGGACAAAGACTCTCAAACCCTTCTTCAGTGGTACAAAGAG aACAGCGGCTCTgttcgcttcgcctccatGTCTCGCAGCGGTACGGGAGAAATGGGCGGCGCCGGGGCGCTCGAGAAGCGACGCGTGGAAGAGAAATGCGTCGATGAAATCAAGCAAATGACAGAT gGAGCCTTTAGTTTTATTGGCCAGATTCGTCGGGTGTACTGGCgagcgcggagaagagacgctggCGAAGATCGAGATCGACAAATGGGGACTTCGGGTGCAGACGCTCAACAGGCTGTCATCATGTatcctgcatgcagttcgtgTCGAAAGAAACTCGTGGAGAACGGCGAGGGAGACTACACCTGCTACGCATGCGACAAACCTCAT GCGCAGGCAGACTGGCGTTACATGTTGATGGTTAACTTCGTGGACCATACAAGCAACATAACGATTCGCTGTTTCGCGGATCAAG cTGAGGAGCTGCTCGGAGTCCCGGCCAACGAACTCCAAACTTGGTCCctgaaggaaaaggagaaactcttggactgtctccttcctctcgat GTTTATTTCCGCGTGGTAATTCGAGCTCGTGTGGAAATGTACAACGGCGAGGAACGGGTCCAAAGAACGGCGATAAAAATCGAGAAACTttcgcctgcagagacggcACGCCGCCTGGTAGCTTTGACCAAGGAACTG ctGTCCCAAGCATCGCCGAGCGTCAAGGACGAGGTCTCGAGGAAACGCCCG GACTCACTGATGTCGGGAGAAGAGGCTGACCGAGACGAGAACACAGCTCCCAATGTTTTCCTTTAA